The region cacatgccagGCTTGAACTCTTGACAggtctgtcttcctttttctttttttttctctttttcgagacagggtttctctgtgtagccctggcactcactcagtagaccaggctggcctccaactcagaaatccacctgcctctgcctcccaagtgctgggattaaaggcgtgcgccaccaccgccctgctttctttctttcttttttttttttttttaaatttatttatttattatatgtaagtacactgtagctgtcttcagacattccagaagagagcgccagatctcgttgcggatggttgtgagccaccatgtggttgctgggatttgaactctggaccttcggaagagcagtcgggtgctcttacccactgagccatctcgccagccccctgctttctttcttaattatacataagtacactgtagctgacttctgacccaccagaagagggtgtcagatctcaggacctttggaagagcagtcagtgctcttacctgctaagtcatcttgccagcccccgtattcttttctttctcttccttccttcctttctttgtgtgtgtatattgtttttgtttgagacaaaagCTCattacacagccctggctgtcctggaactcactctgtggaccaggctggcctcaaacccaagagatttgcctgcctctgcctcctgagtgctgggattagagtgtgccatcatacccagccAACACTCTTTTTTACGTAGTTTTCctttcttaggtttttgtttgtttgtttgtttgtttgtttttgtggttctggggatctTTTGCAGAGCTTGCAAAGGACAGTATCACTGCACTAGAGCCCTCCCCATCACTGCACTGGAGCGCTCTTATTCTTTATTTAGATATTCCACATACTATTCTGAAAACtgtccttccccccaccccttcattTTCACAGAGAACAAAAAGCTAGGCATGCTGGcctatacctttaatctcagcactctttgttttttggattttgttttgttttttcaagacagggtttctctgtgtagccctggctgtcctggaactcactctgtagaccaggctggtcttagactcagaaatctgcctacctctgcctcccaagtgctgggattaaaggcgtgtaccaccactgcccggcaatctCAGCACTCttgaggcagtggcaggtggatctctgttaagttcaagaccagcctgatttacatagtgagtttcaggacaaccaggagGCTATGTAgaaaaatcctgtttcaaaaaaagaaaaagcaagagatatcaaaatacatgcacacagataaatgtagttAAATTTTTTTAACATAACATTATAGACAGTTTAATGGCACAAGCAAACCTTTTTTCGTCATCCTCAAGCCCACAAGAGATGTTCTTGTGAGAACTCCATCTTTGGTTGGGGGATGGAGATGAAGTGTACCCTCCCACCAAGGTAGTTGAATTTACAGAACCCCAATGGCCAAGTGGCTAACAAGTCGTATAGCCTCTTTTGCTGAATGCTCACATCCGGTCCAGaccagggctgagggaggctgcCCAGTACCTGATGGATGCCGGTACTCCTGGGCACTGTAAGGCAAGGCTTGGCCTAcatgcctggcctggcctctctgGTAAATGGGGGAGGAGCTGATATTCAGGCCTGATGCTGATCCCTCCTGACAGCTGCTTCGAAGGCTGGcaaggcagcagcaggcagggggGGAAGGACCAGATTAAAAGATCCAGCCGCCCTGCCCCCTGCCAGACTAGGGTAAACCGGCATCGGGTGAGCATTCTCTGAGCACACAGTGCCCAGGCAAataggtcagggacccctatgctCTGGTGTCCACTTCTTGGCACCCTGGGCGACACCCAGTCTTCATTTCTGTTCCCATTTCACAGGCCAACAGGGAGGACAGTGCCCCCACTATGAGATTTCGACGCCTGACTCCTGGCTACTTCCGGGTGCTACAGGTAAGGAAATCTACTGATCTCTTCCTCCCAACTTCCCGCAACGACACGTCTGATACCCCCAACAGTCAGGCTGTCACGTTCCCTGCTGCCTGACTGACTAGCCGGGACCCAGATGGGCAGTGAGGCGAGAAGGATTGGGGTGGAATCTCCCTGGGGCAGAAATGGCGCCTGCATCTTCTTTACCCAGCTGCGCCATCTTATACCCCTCTTCCTGCCTAGAAGCCTCAGATGACCCTTCACGTGCACCCTCTGTGCTCTCCCAGATGCAGGTGGCTGGGGAGCTGAAGGCAGAGCCCCGGAGTCCGCTGGTTGGGATTGTGGCTACATTGTTGGCTGTCCTCGGGTTAGGTGGCTCCTGCTATGCAGTATGGAAGATGGTGAAGCAGCGGCAACCATCACAGGACCCGTGATGAGGCAGGTAGCCTCTCGCCCAGGCTTGGAGGTAGGCGATTCAGGGAAGGGGGCTGCAATATCCGAATCCCACTTTTTTCCCCTTGGGGATTAGTCTCAGCCATCGCTAGATCCTACTCCCAAGTTTTACGCTGTACCTAGCTAGACTCCAGCCTAGATTCAAAGAAGCAGGCGGAGGATACCCATTCCAAAGCTGGACCTAGTAGGGAGTAGACATCTTGGCCCAGAAACCCCTGGTAAGGGAAGTTAGTATCGGAGGTGCGCCCTCTTGTCCAGGTCCTTTATTTTGGGCAGAACACCCGGAAGAGAGCATCTCCGCAAAGCGGAAATCCAAAATACACACTCTCAGCTTGCTGATGAACCACTGCCCATGGGCAGTTCCTCTGCCCTGCATCCTTAGGCCACTCAGGCGGACGTGTCCATCTCAGGGATCTCAGTGGACACTTCTGTGGGCACGCCCAGCCGCTGGGGTTGAACATACGAGCCCATGCCCGCTGccctctcagcttcttcctgacTGTAGGGTTCGACACTCAGCTGCTTCAGCCTGGGAGAAAGAAGAGTAGGAGATCGGAGCTCACCGAGTGCAAACTCTTCCTGCATGGCACCCATCCACCAGTCCTCTTCTGACCCCTCCATACCTTTTCTTGTGGTCTTTGGATCGGAAGTGGGTCTTCAGGTTGGCTGAATCGATGAAGTACCTCCTGCAGGGATGTAGGGTGAGGGAAAGAGTGAAGGGGTGTGAGGTCTCTCAACACCTCCCTGGCCCTAGCTCGTTCCCAGACATCGGATTCTGAACCCGAAGTGATGAGAGGCGGGTTGACCCAGGGATCCCAAGACAGAACCTTCTAGCGGCTCGCGGCCCGGACCTCGCTGCCCCTGGCTGGTACCTCAGACCCTGCTCCTCCCCAGGCTGGACTCACGCGCAAGCCAGACAGCGATGCAGGCCGCCCCCTGGAAGGTCCGGGTCGGGCTCTGCGTCCCGCTCCGGCTTGGGCCGCGGGAGCCCCTGCGGCCTCAGCTCGCGATGAATCTCATCCAGGTCCGGCCGCCGCTTCTTGGCCTTCATCTGGCGGGCTAAGGAATGTGCTCGGTGCGCGCCGGTCCGCCGAGAGCGACCCatgatcagagagagagagacacacacacaagaccaaGAAACGGGGAGTAGGGAAAAGACCCACACGTGTTGGCGCTTCCGGGCCGCCCAGTGACGTCACGAGAGGCCCGCCCAGGGGCGGAGCAGGATTGAACGGACTGCCTCTGATGACGTCACGGTCGGGTTGGCCGTTTGAGCGCCCCCAGATGGTCGTCGGTGATAGTGACTGGGCACTGGCGGGGCGTGAGCGGGCCTGAGGGAGCCGGTCCCACTATTCTGCCCGCCCCATCCTCACTTGCCAGTTTCCACACCCCGAATTTCAGTGGTAGGGGATGCTTTTAACGTCTCTGGACAGCACTGATGCTTGTGCCATGAATAAATTACTTCATAAATGAGAATTAGTGTGGAATCATGGATGGGTCACCCAGAGATACCCCTAGATTCAAACAAAGAGCCTTGTTCCCCtcacctacccccccccccactggcgTTTCATTTTACATCTCTCCtctgttctccctcccccactctcaaACAAATTCCTGGGGCAAAAAGCGGAAAATTGTTTCACAAAGAATCTACCACCTAAGGGGTCTGTCCTTGAAGAGTGATCAGCTCTTCTACAAAAAGAGCTTTTTGtctgttgttggttggttggttggctgcttgcttgcttggtttttcaGAACTGGGGTTGGTGTCCAGGGCTTCATATAATCCAGGCAGGCAGTCTAACAGAGGAGTTTGGGGTGGGGCACCACATCCCTAGCCCAAGAGGAAATGTCCCTAGAAGAAGCCCCCcacctttgctttcttcctttatgCCCAGGGAGGGCTggcaggaaagggggaaatgaccAAGAAATGGTGCCTCTGCTCATCTTGGCCTGGTGCCTCTCAGGCTggccagagccagctccactatATGGGGGCAGAGGACCTCAGCAATAATTAAGCATTCTGGCTCTTTGGAACCAGTTGCCAGGAAACAGGGAGTGAGGCACGTGCATCCCTGGGGAGAACAGGTTTCTAGGCCAGACCCGCAGTGAAATGGAAGCCCAGGGTGCTGAGTGGAGGCCTGGGATCTTCCAACTCCAGCTTATGAGGACTGGGTAGACACAGGGTGGGACCCTGATGAGGACCCAGCTAGAATGGCAGAGATCACAGGATGCACAGGTCTGGCTCCTGGACTCAAGACTTTGAGTGGAAAACTTTTTCTACAGCTATTGAACCGCCATCAGTATTCCCGACTGCAGGCAGGAAAATGGACTCTCCAAAAAGCTGACTTTATTAACTTTGGCCAATTTGGGTCAAGACTTGGGGCTGAAATGGCACAAGCCTGCCCCAACCTCAGAATCAGTGGGATCAGGTTTACCTGCCTGGCACTGTGCCAGCTGAGGAGACTGGTGCATCTTTCATGAAGTCACCGGATCCCGGGGACAGGCTCTTGGTTCTTCCAAGTTTCTGGGACCAGAGCCACTGGTGCCCACTGAGCTACCAGCCTTCTGTGCCTGAGTGCCAGGTCCCTTTTCCCCTGCAGCCATGAACCAAGCCTTCTGGAAGACTTACAAGTCCAAAGTGCTACAGACGCTGAGTGGAGAATCTGAAGAGGACTTGGCAGAGGAGGTGGGTACTGTCTGTATTTTCTaggccagacagacagacagccagcCAAGGTAGGGGGCATAGAGAGCATTAAATAGTCTGGGGAAGAAGACAATTGTGGGTGGGCTTCCAAACAGCACAGCGCAGCGACAGAGATGTGCAAGAAAATGAAGGAGAGCTAAGGGCCATGAGAGAAGCAGCCGCTGACTCCAAGGATCTCAGGAGCTGCCATACGATAAAGATCGTTCCAACGCCAATACTGGCAGTAGACACAAAAGTACGTTACACTTTATACAGCTTTCTAGTGGACAAAGTTAAGCCAAAGTGGGATCGCTTGCCTGCAGAGTACTGAGCTCCTGTTTATGGCAGTAGGGAGTGGCTCTCACCCTCTGCGGACCACAGCATCTGATGAAAGCCATACTTAGGCCGTACTTGGTTGTGAGGGAGAAGGCAAAAAGGACTTTGAAACTAAGACCGTTTACGTCTAGTAGTTGTGATAAATGGCGGTTACATAAATAGATGAGACAGGGGGCAGGGACGAGCCCAGCGAGGGGGTGGATAAGCCTATGACTGGACAGGTGCGTGTCCAAGGCTGGCTTCCTGTGGATGTGTCGGCAAGAGAATGCTACAGTTAGTGTCTCTGTGGACAGTCTGCTGCAGATGTGAACTGGACTTAGTGAGtttccatgcatgtgtgttttgagcaGAATTCTGTACCTGCATGCTTTCATGTGGGCATTTCCGGGAGCTACGTTTGGTTGGTAGAGACATTTGGAGGGCTGTGCCTAAGTCTCTGTTTAGCCAGCTTCCTGCAGGAGAGGACACAGGAATGAATTGCTTAGCCTCATGAGTGCTCTTGCCCGGGTGCCTGGACTGCACACCCGTGTGTATACAGGGGGAGAGGTCTAACCACAaagatgcatgtgtgtctgtagtaGCACACGTAGTGTGCCGTTGTTTAAGGTTTCGAGTTCGATCAAATGTGTTTGGCAGTGGGCAGATGTAGGTGCTCAAGGGTATCTGCAGAGATTTACCATGCAGCCTTGCATATGTGAGCAGAAGCATGATGGAGAGATGCGTGTGCCTGCAGGCATTCCTGTGGGCTCCAGTGGAGATGCAGGGTGTGCGGGAGATGCGCTTCTATGGTACATAGGCTGCCTAGTGATGGTTAGCAATGGGGCTCC is a window of Mus caroli chromosome 4, CAROLI_EIJ_v1.1, whole genome shotgun sequence DNA encoding:
- the Znf593 gene encoding zinc finger protein 593 encodes the protein MGRSRRTGAHRAHSLARQMKAKKRRPDLDEIHRELRPQGLPRPKPERDAEPDPDLPGGGLHRCLACARYFIDSANLKTHFRSKDHKKRLKQLSVEPYSQEEAERAAGMGSYVQPQRLGVPTEVSTEIPEMDTSA